In the Candidatus Omnitrophota bacterium genome, one interval contains:
- a CDS encoding HIT domain-containing protein, with product MSELWAPWRINYVQDKKAKGCVFCKILKAKNDTQDNVLLRSKHCFAVLNKFPYNNGHTLIVTNRHIKSLEQLKDQELLNINKTLISVKSRLKKILKPDGFNIGINIEKSAGAGIVGHIHIHLVPRWTGDTNFMPVTASTKIISQSLKELSRQFKNK from the coding sequence TTGAGTGAACTTTGGGCTCCTTGGAGAATAAATTATGTACAAGACAAAAAGGCAAAGGGTTGCGTTTTTTGTAAAATCCTAAAAGCAAAAAATGACACCCAAGACAATGTTCTTTTACGGTCAAAACATTGTTTTGCCGTTTTAAATAAATTTCCTTATAATAACGGACACACATTAATAGTAACTAATCGTCACATTAAATCACTAGAACAGTTAAAAGATCAAGAGTTATTAAACATTAACAAAACTTTAATTTCGGTAAAATCAAGACTTAAAAAAATTCTCAAGCCCGATGGGTTTAATATCGGAATTAACATTGAAAAGTCGGCCGGGGCAGGAATAGTGGGCCATATTCATATTCATCTTGTGCCTCGCTGGACTGGTGATACAAATTTTATGCCAGTGACCGCAAGTACAAAAATAATCTCCCAAAGCCTCAAAGAATTAAGTCGACAATTTAAAAATAAATAG
- a CDS encoding peptidoglycan DD-metalloendopeptidase family protein has product MGKLFLFLIIIFVFISCTATESFHRQPQPEVAPLKKINYIIKSGDSLWKISKRYGTTPEELMKINKIPSPNNLQIGQKILIPHSEKKVKGDFSWPLKGNVVNFFGENVDNSVNRGLNIQTNSISKEVKSAAKGKVVFANQLKGWGHTVILQHLGDFYTIYANLEPSLIKEGSIAKSNQIIGNVASGKSGNHILHFEIRKRYIPQDPLQYLN; this is encoded by the coding sequence ATGGGTAAATTGTTTTTATTCTTAATTATTATTTTTGTTTTCATTTCCTGTACTGCCACTGAATCTTTCCATCGACAACCTCAACCTGAAGTAGCACCGTTAAAAAAAATAAACTATATTATTAAGTCAGGAGACTCTCTATGGAAAATATCTAAGCGTTACGGGACTACGCCAGAAGAACTTATGAAAATAAATAAAATTCCTTCTCCTAATAATTTACAAATCGGCCAAAAAATATTAATACCACATTCGGAGAAAAAAGTTAAAGGAGATTTTAGCTGGCCGCTTAAGGGAAATGTTGTTAATTTTTTCGGCGAAAATGTCGATAACTCAGTTAATCGTGGCTTAAACATACAGACAAATTCTATCAGCAAGGAAGTAAAATCCGCTGCTAAAGGTAAGGTTGTTTTTGCTAATCAACTTAAAGGCTGGGGGCATACAGTTATTTTACAGCACCTTGGTGATTTTTATACAATCTATGCAAATCTTGAGCCTTCATTAATTAAGGAAGGTTCAATCGCTAAAAGTAATCAAATTATCGGTAATGTCGCTTCAGGAAAAAGTGGCAATCATATATTACATTTTGAGATTCGCAAGCGCTATATACCCCAAGATCCGTTACAGTATCTGAATTAA
- a CDS encoding metallophosphoesterase: protein MTRILVLSDTHIPTAADNLSAVIAKEAKKSDCCLHAGDFVSYSVFEALSSFKKTYGVYGNMDQERIKIELPEQQILKFEDVTLSLTHGAGHPANLIGYLQNKFSEKIDEIDIFVFGHSHCATDEEIDKKIYFNPGSPTDKVFACYRSYGILEINGSEIKRRIIKIE from the coding sequence ATGACAAGAATATTAGTACTTTCCGATACCCACATACCGACCGCTGCGGATAATCTGTCAGCAGTAATAGCCAAAGAAGCAAAAAAAAGTGATTGCTGTCTTCATGCCGGAGATTTTGTATCCTATTCGGTTTTTGAAGCTTTATCTAGCTTCAAAAAAACCTACGGCGTTTATGGCAATATGGATCAAGAACGAATTAAAATAGAGCTTCCTGAACAGCAAATTCTAAAATTTGAAGATGTTACCTTAAGTTTAACCCATGGGGCCGGGCATCCGGCAAATCTAATTGGCTACCTTCAGAATAAGTTTTCGGAAAAAATCGATGAAATTGATATTTTTGTTTTTGGTCATTCTCATTGTGCAACCGATGAGGAAATTGACAAAAAAATTTATTTTAATCCCGGATCACCAACAGACAAAGTATTTGCATGTTATCGTTCATATGGTATCTTAGAAATAAATGGCTCTGAAATAAAAAGGAGGATTATAAAAATTGAGTGA